The genomic DNA TCGCGCATCGCCTGAATCTTCGGCTGCAGCATACGCATCTTCGCCATGGAGGTGTACTGCGCTTTGGTCAGCGGGTACATGATGCCACGAACGATAAAGGTGATAACGATGATGGAGAAGCCCCAGTTGCCGAGGAAACTGTGGATCCATTTCAGCAGTTTAAACAGCGGCTGAGAGATGAACCACAACCAGCCGTAGTCCACGGTCAGATCCAGATGCGGTGCAACGGCAGCCATCTTGTCCTGAATTTCCGGACCCACCCACAAAGTGCTGTTCAGCGTCGCGTTCTGACCTGGCTGCACCAGCGTCGGCTGCGATTTGTAACCGATCGCGGCAACACCGTTGCCCAGATTCGCGGTGTAGAAATTGTTGGTGCCATCGTTACGCGGAACCCATGCGGTAGCAAAATACTGTTGCAGCATCGCTACCCAGCCATTTTTGGCATTCACATTCAGGTTCTCGTTGTCGGCGATGGTATCGAATTTGTATTTTTCGTACTTCTCGTCCGGCGTAGAGTATGCCGCGCCGCGGAAGGTGTGCAGTGCAAAGTTGCTGCTGCCGGTATCGCGGTGAGACGGCAAATTGATGGATTGTTTCAACTGACCAAAGGTCGCCAGTTCCAGCGGTTTCTCTCCGGCGTTTTTCACGTCATAGCCGACGTTCACCGAATATTCACCGCGTTTCAGGGTGAAGGTTTTGGTGAAGGTGTTACCGGCTTTGTCGGTATACGTCAGCGGGATAGCCAGTTCGTTCTGACCATCAGCCAGCACAAACGCATCTTTATCAACGTTATACAGCGGACGAGGACCATTAGCCGGGTTGTCCGGGCCATCACGTCCAGTCAGGCCGCTCTGCGCCTGGTAGATAAACTGCGGCGTAGTTTCCAGCAACTGGAACGGTTCATTGGAACCCAGATCTTTCGGGTATGCCAACAACAGCGCCTGTTCAACATCACCACCGCTGGTGTTGATGGTCAGTTCAAGCACATCGGTTTTAACCGTAATCAGTTTCCCCTGGCCACTGGCCGGTACGCCCTGGTCTGCTGCACTACCTGCTGCGGTGGTCGTCGTCTGCGTGGTCTGTTGCGGCTG from Trabulsiella odontotermitis includes the following:
- the yidC gene encoding membrane protein insertase YidC; the encoded protein is MDSQRNLLIIALLFVSFMIWQAWEQDKNPQPQPQQTTQTTTTAAGSAADQGVPASGQGKLITVKTDVLELTINTSGGDVEQALLLAYPKDLGSNEPFQLLETTPQFIYQAQSGLTGRDGPDNPANGPRPLYNVDKDAFVLADGQNELAIPLTYTDKAGNTFTKTFTLKRGEYSVNVGYDVKNAGEKPLELATFGQLKQSINLPSHRDTGSSNFALHTFRGAAYSTPDEKYEKYKFDTIADNENLNVNAKNGWVAMLQQYFATAWVPRNDGTNNFYTANLGNGVAAIGYKSQPTLVQPGQNATLNSTLWVGPEIQDKMAAVAPHLDLTVDYGWLWFISQPLFKLLKWIHSFLGNWGFSIIVITFIVRGIMYPLTKAQYTSMAKMRMLQPKIQAMRERLGDDKQRQSQEMMALYKAEKVNPLGGCFPLIIQMPIFLALYYMLMGSVELRHAPFALWIHDLSAQDPYYILPILMGVTMFFIQKMSPTTVTDPMQQKIMTFMPVIFTVFFLWFPSGLVLYYIVSNLVTIIQQQLIYRGLEKRGLHSREKKKS